GCGCTGAAAGTGGAAATGCTTGTCAGCCAAGCCTTCGATTGACGATCAATCCTTCGGGAAGAGAGTCTGCGCGACCTGAAGATTGAGGTCCACGGTGCCGGTATAGCCCATGATTCCAAGGGACATGGGCTCCGCCATTTTCTCGCACAGCCAGCCCCACAGCACATCTCCGGTTCGTCCGAACTGCCTGTAATCCCCGCGCACGCGCACGCACAGATACCGCGCCGCAAGCGATACATGCGTGGATGGTTCCGTATTTTCCTGAAATTGATACTCGCTGATGACCGAAGCCAGACGCGCCAACAAAAAACGCGTTCCCTCCTCATTGAGGTCGGGAGAAATGAGGCATAGAAAACCGTTATTCATGGATGCCAGACGGTCATAATTGCGCAGCTGCCTCCTGAGGGAAGACCATATCCCGCCCTTGAACCATTCCAGCCAGACTTCCCCGTAGCTGACTCGCAGGCCGCCAAGGCCGGGCACGGAAAGGATGCTCATGGAAAGCCAGCCCTCACGGCGGCCGATGCGGTTGACCTCCTCATGCAGGAAGGTGCGCAACCCTTCCGGGGTCATAAGGCCGGTCTCCGCGTCCAGAAGCCGGGAGGCCCCGAACTCGCGGCGCAGTGACATGGATCGCAGGCCGCGCTTGATCTTCCACTCGAGCTCCAGATCCATCCACGTCCCGAGCATATAGTCGTCGATGTCGTCGGAGCTGGTGAAAACAGTGACTTGGTCCTCTTCGGGACCAACCAGGACGATATAGACGGGGGGCAGAGAACGCCGGGCCTCCCTGGCACGCACCAGGGCGCATAACTCCAGTCCCGAGATGTCGATGCCGCGGGATGCTACCAGCAGGCAATTGTACTCGGTATCCTCGCTCAGGGCCAAGGCCCTCAGGTGTCCGCGCACATGGTCGACCTGCACATCGAGCCGCTCAAGCACGATCATCATTTCCCGTGCGAGATCCTCATCCGGTTCAACGACCAGGAATCGAAACCGATCTTTTTCCTGAGGGGGTGTACTCATGCGTGCTTTCTCTGATTCCGGCAGATGTGAATGAAGAAACGCCTGGATTTGACAAGGTTTCCGGGTAGCAGACGAGCGGGCTCCTTGTCCACAAACCGGGCGGGAGGGCCTGGCTTAAGATTTTGCCCTTGCCCGCATTATTGTGTATTGAGCCCTGACCACTGCGGAAATCATGCATGCATAATCCATTCAAATCACTTGATAAAGACCCATCTCTGCGATCCCGGCTGAAAAAAAAGGCCCGCCGCGGAACAATCGCGCCGTCCGCAGCTGCGGATCGTGGCGCCACCGTGCGGGAACACGAGTCCGAGGAAGAGCTGTTTTTGCATGCCTTTTCCGACGTGGAGCCCTTGTCTAGGGGCGGCCGCGACATTGCCGGAGCGCCCAGGCCCAAGGAAGTCGTTCCGGCGCCACCGCCGTCTTTCGCCCGGCTGCTGGAAGAAAATATCGAATTCGAAATGGAGTACACCCACGAATTCATCACCGGCCAAATCCGCGGACTGGACGCCAAGATCTTTCGCAAGCTCAAAAGCGGGGAATTCAGCATGCAGGGGCATCTCGACCTGCATGGCATGAATACGGACCAGGCCAAGATCGCGGTGATTGACTTTTTGCGGCGCAGCTACATGGAAGGCAAGCGCTGCGTGCTCCTGATCCCTGGCCGGGGGCGCAACTCCCCCCTCGGCCAGGGGGTGCTGCGGCAGGAACTGACCAACTGGCTGACCCAGGCTCCGCTGAAGCGCATCGTCCTGGCCTTCACCACCGCCCTGCCCAAGCACGGCGGAAGCGGAGCGGTCTACCTGCTGCTGCGCCAGGTGCGCAAGGACCAGGGCAAGATCGTCTGGGAAAATATCTTTACCGACCTTGACGGCTGATTTTTTTCGAACATCTCCACCAAAGGACCAGAAAATGGGCTTTTTCTCACGCATAAAAAAACTCTGGGGAGCGGACGGCGAACCCCAGGACGCGACGTTGCCGCAGCAGACGCCGGCTCACACCCCTGACATCGACAAAGGCGCTGTCGAAGCAGCCCCGAAAAACCAGGAAGAAACTCCTTCTCCCGCACCGGGAGAGCCCAAGACTGTGGCCGGGCCCGGCGCAGGAGCAGATACGCCCGCCGAGGATGCTGAGCCGCGCAAGGAAGGCGGATGGCGCAGGCTGTTTGGACTAGGCGGTAAAACCGAAGAAACGCAGCCCGCAGGAGAAGAGACGCCGCAGAAAGCGCCGCAATCACCGCCTCCTGCCGAAATGCTTTTCCAGGAAAAACCGGTCGCCAAGGATGAGCCTGCCCCATGGCAGAAATCACTGCAGCAGGCCCTGGGTGAAGCGGAACCCAGACTCTCGACCTGGATGATCCACATCCTGGACGGAGTGACCAGACGCGGCGACGTATTGTGGGAGAGGCTCAGATTTCTCTTTGCCCAGCTCGACGTGCCGGCCGAGGAAGCGCAGGATTTCATCCGCCGTTTCGACAAGTGGCTCCTGGACATGGACTACGACCATGTCGATGAATTCCGCTCCGAGCTGCAATACCGCATGGCGCTGGCTCTTGAACTCGAAGACGAGGAAGATGAGCGCAACCGGCTCTTCCTGAAGCTCTCCGCCGGTCTGGGCAAGACCCGCGAACAGCTCACCATGCGCATCGACCAGCTCCTGGCCATGACCGGCAATTACGACGACGCGTTCTGGGAAGAATTGGAAGAAATCCTGCTCATGGCCGACGTGGGCGTGAATGCCACCCAGGAACTTTCCAAACGCCTGCGGCCCAAGCTGCGTCAGGCCGGAGAAAGAGACGCGGCAACCTTCAAGACCCTCATGAAGGAAGAGCTGGCCTCGGTCTTCATCGAACCCAAGACTCCCAAAGTGCCCCAGCCCCCGGAAGTGGTGCTCATGATCGGCGTCAACGGCGCCGGCAAGACCACCACCATCGCCAAATTGGCCCACCGCGCCCAGATGCAGGGCCGCAAGGTCCTGGTTGCGGCCGGGGACACGTTCCGGGCAGCGGCCATCGAACAGTTACAGGTCTGGTCCAAGCGGGTCGGAGCCGGGTTCTACGCAAAAGCGCATGGCAGCGATCCGGCGGCGGTGGCCTTCGAGGCAGTGGAGTACGCCATGAAGGAGGGCTATGATCTGGTCTTCGTAGACACGGCCGGACGCCTGCAGACCAAGCACAATCTTATGGAAGAGCTGAAAAAAATTAACAGGGTCCTGGGCAAGAAGCTCGAAGGCGCCCCGCACCGGACCATCCTGGTGCTGGATTCGACCACCGGCCAGAACGCCCTGTCCCAGGTCAAGCTCTTTTCCCAGGCATCGCCCGTGGACGAGATCGTGCTGACCAAACTCGACGGGACAGCCAAAGGCGGGATCATCGTGGCCATCGCCCTGGAATTCAAGATCCCCATCAGCTTTGTGGGTCTCGGCGAAAAAATGGAAGACCTGCGCCCCTTCTCGGGCCAGGAATTCGCCAGCGCCCTTTTCGATTGAAACCGAGCGGGCAGGATCTTCCTGCCCGCGCTGGCCCCTACTTCAGAGTCTCTGCGGCCATGGTCTTGCGCAGCAACTCCACCCTGCGTCGATTCGCCCCCATGTCCCACCAGCCAAGCCGAGACGCCGAGCGGACTTGGATGGTGCTCCCATCCAGCCTGCACTCCAGATCATCCACAAAACCGAAGAGCCGGGAGCGAAAGGTCGCATGCAGATACCCGGCCTCCTCGCGCTCGATGCTCCCGCCCTGGGAGACTATGGCCAGCCGCAGACGTTCCCAGCCATCTTCGCCCGACAGTTCGAACGGCGCAAGGTCGGTGTCGGAGGCTTCGGAGGAGACGCAGTTGGGTGATGACGGACATGGCCGCAGGCGGCCGTTCTCAAGGCCGTGACCGACCGCCGCGGAGCAGGAGGCAAGGCCAAGGCAGACCAGGATCGCCAGACACGACTTTTTCATAGTTTTTTCCCTGATGTTAGCGCAGGTCGGGGCAACCGCGCAGAGCATGATGCATGCACCGCGCGGCTCTCAATCGAAATCAAAGGCAGACAAAAGACGCTCCACCTGCACGGAATCGACGCACGGCCAATCCGGCAAAAGCGAGACCGTGAAGCCGGGCATGTCAAGACGCCAGTGGTGCAGATAAAGCCCGCCGGGTTCGCGCACGCCGTAAACCGGGTCACCGATCAGCGGATGGCCTGCATGCGCGAGGTGGGCGCGGATCTGATGCCTGCGCCCTTTGAATATCTTCACCAGCAGCAGCGTATTGCCGTCAATTTGGCGCAGCGCGCGGACCCGGGTCCAGCGCAGG
This DNA window, taken from Desulfomicrobium sp. ZS1, encodes the following:
- a CDS encoding response regulator; translated protein: MSTPPQEKDRFRFLVVEPDEDLAREMMIVLERLDVQVDHVRGHLRALALSEDTEYNCLLVASRGIDISGLELCALVRAREARRSLPPVYIVLVGPEEDQVTVFTSSDDIDDYMLGTWMDLELEWKIKRGLRSMSLRREFGASRLLDAETGLMTPEGLRTFLHEEVNRIGRREGWLSMSILSVPGLGGLRVSYGEVWLEWFKGGIWSSLRRQLRNYDRLASMNNGFLCLISPDLNEEGTRFLLARLASVISEYQFQENTEPSTHVSLAARYLCVRVRGDYRQFGRTGDVLWGWLCEKMAEPMSLGIMGYTGTVDLNLQVAQTLFPKD
- a CDS encoding Smr/MutS family protein, which produces MHNPFKSLDKDPSLRSRLKKKARRGTIAPSAAADRGATVREHESEEELFLHAFSDVEPLSRGGRDIAGAPRPKEVVPAPPPSFARLLEENIEFEMEYTHEFITGQIRGLDAKIFRKLKSGEFSMQGHLDLHGMNTDQAKIAVIDFLRRSYMEGKRCVLLIPGRGRNSPLGQGVLRQELTNWLTQAPLKRIVLAFTTALPKHGGSGAVYLLLRQVRKDQGKIVWENIFTDLDG
- the ftsY gene encoding signal recognition particle-docking protein FtsY, with translation MGFFSRIKKLWGADGEPQDATLPQQTPAHTPDIDKGAVEAAPKNQEETPSPAPGEPKTVAGPGAGADTPAEDAEPRKEGGWRRLFGLGGKTEETQPAGEETPQKAPQSPPPAEMLFQEKPVAKDEPAPWQKSLQQALGEAEPRLSTWMIHILDGVTRRGDVLWERLRFLFAQLDVPAEEAQDFIRRFDKWLLDMDYDHVDEFRSELQYRMALALELEDEEDERNRLFLKLSAGLGKTREQLTMRIDQLLAMTGNYDDAFWEELEEILLMADVGVNATQELSKRLRPKLRQAGERDAATFKTLMKEELASVFIEPKTPKVPQPPEVVLMIGVNGAGKTTTIAKLAHRAQMQGRKVLVAAGDTFRAAAIEQLQVWSKRVGAGFYAKAHGSDPAAVAFEAVEYAMKEGYDLVFVDTAGRLQTKHNLMEELKKINRVLGKKLEGAPHRTILVLDSTTGQNALSQVKLFSQASPVDEIVLTKLDGTAKGGIIVAIALEFKIPISFVGLGEKMEDLRPFSGQEFASALFD
- a CDS encoding DUF1499 domain-containing protein, with protein sequence MKKSCLAILVCLGLASCSAAVGHGLENGRLRPCPSSPNCVSSEASDTDLAPFELSGEDGWERLRLAIVSQGGSIEREEAGYLHATFRSRLFGFVDDLECRLDGSTIQVRSASRLGWWDMGANRRRVELLRKTMAAETLK